ttggcaaattaaattaaatcgattTCTTTGAGACGATAACATGGGGGATGAATTGGGGGAAAATTGTTCTGCCAAAAGTTGCAAGGCTTGTAAATATGCATTATGGGTTTTCATTTCCGCTTCCGTTTTGGAATCAGAGCTTTAAGCTCTGAGATATATGCATCTGCAGTTTCCTTTTGGTCCTTGCAATGTTGCTGCATTGCATCTCAAAGACCCATCAACGTCATCAAATCGTTAGTCAAATacgagaaaaagaaaaaatatttaagttctTTGCTCTTCTCTCAAGTCTCTCGTGGCAATAAAAATGATGAAGTACTTCGGACTCCGAGTAGGAGTGGGTTAGGAACAAGAGCGAAGAAGTTGAAAAAGCTTGCATTCCCGGCATATTCTTTGGTTTTAATACTTACACAGAAGGGGTATATTAAAATTCTCAAAATGCATGACTATAGTTGGAAAATTATActtattttgtattgtattattATAAGTACAAATGTGAACTATAAGATTTTAGAAAGTCATGAAACccgaatgtttttttttactatacaTGTACTTGACacttgtaattaaaattgattttaacttattttttggcaaataaaatatattatttttatcaaaacctAAAGAACTGTATCATAATATAGTTTAGGTATTCCCTAAACCACTAAATCTCTGAATTGCTAGAATTCAGCTGACATTTTCAGTAAATTagggaaattaaattatatacgATGCATTTGCTTAAGTTAGAGAACAATACGTTGCAAAATGCCTTGGATTTAATAACACTTGATTTGCATATCACTGCAGTGTTGCcttcataattttattaggaATGATCGACTACCCTGGCTTTTCAGCAATTCAGCAACATTTTCGGCAGCCCTCGGGTTGCTGAACTGCTGAAATTTCAGCCAGTTGAATTTGAATGGAACTCAGAGACTCAGTCGTTTTGGGGAAGtgaatatttgaattttacgTTTCAGATTACGATGAGATCATATTAGCGTCGGCCTTTTGATCAAATTGAGTTGTCacaaatttatacatttaagctTTTGTAATTTCAAATGTTATTAGCATGTATCTAAAACTATTTATCTGGGTGATTCTGCTGCAACCCCTTGTAGCTGTAGTGCCCAATGGAGTGACTATAAAAGAACGTAAGTCTTAAGATCCATACAGTTAGCgattaaaaacgaaatcatACTCTTCCTTAGCAAAATGCTGGTATGTGGCAAATCCTGGACCCTGTGAAAACTGGGTCAAAGTCTGGGGTTACGATTACCTGACCAATCGCTGCATTTTCTTCTATTATGGCGGATGTGGTGGAAATCCGAATCGGTTCTATACAAAAGAAGAGTGCCTGAAGACTTGTCGGGTGTATAGACCGCCGAATCGAATAAAAAGGGAAGGTCAAATGGAAGAGGAGGAAGAGGAGTTTGAGGAGGATATTGACAACTGGGACCAATGGGATAAATCGGAGTTTTGAccaaaaaagtgtatttaaatGTCGCCATTCCGCAGTCAAGCTAACTTTTGATTCGTTGTGCAAACGCATAATTTCAGTTTGAAAGAAAGAACTTCCCGTCGAGCTGGTTGTAATGCGTTTTCTTTTAGCCGTCTACTGCTATTCCATTTTCCTCTACTCCGCATACATATTTCTCTAGACGTCTGTTTGCTGCCAATCTGAGCGACGGCCATTAAGTCAAACAGTTTGAAGCAATTTCGAAAGCTGCACAGAGGACTCGGCAGAAATATCCTATTCTCGACTCCAAGGGTTATTTATCAACAATTTTATGTGTACAGCGTTGCGATTCTGACAATTTTTGACATGCAATTTGCAATTTCCATATGCTGCAACCATATTTCGAGTGTGGATTCTGACATTCGCCTGCAGGCTGCGATATGTTTTGGCAGCGAATGCAGATGAGGCTCATCTATGTTGATGCTTTGCCCAAATCCGCAGGGGGAAATTCGCCACTGTCTGGCAGAGATACCTTCTACTTTTCCCACTTTAATTTATGTTCCTACGGAAAGCAGTCACAAAAGAAAATGCCCTGCTAATTGGAaagaattttgtttgcctATTCTGTGCTCTTTACATGGATCTCCGCTCGTTAGGCTTAATTAGCAATCATAAAAGTTGTTCCCAGTTAAATGTCGAACATTCTTATTTGGTCATGTGACACTTTCGTGTCCTGTGGTGTCGGGCAGCAGGATCTGAACCTGAATTTGGGCCTTGAAGGTGTTTCCCAGCCACCTATTTGACTTTCTGCTCACGTTGCTTTTCTGCTGCCTTCCCTTTGTTCGTCGTCCCCCAAGACTTTTATGACTGATTATGTTGTGTTCCGGCCATTTAATTGCCACTTGGCCCTGGATGTGACTACTTTTATGGTTAATGAGCAACTTGTGGAAATTTAGGGGGCTCGGGAAAGACAGGGATCAGGTGTGCAGACAATGCCTGGACTTTTTGGACGGGAGCAGCCAATTAAATGGGTTATATTTCGAGATGGGCGGGCTGAggacatataaattaaaaagaatgGCTTTTAGCCTTCTTTGAAAGAAGGGAACAAGAAGTTCAAAGTTTGTCGATAAAAAGCTTTGATTTCGCAGCTGATGTTCATGGCTACTAAGCCACTTTTCAGGAGGATAAGTATTTCCCTGTGTActttactattttaatttttacatcTCAAATCAAACagcttaaaatattcatttttaaaatttagattttttttcggtgtttttGCTTGATTCaacttaaaaaactaaagtGAAATTTGCCATATAAAGTGAAGTATCAATGTCTTTCAGCTTATTTAACCTTTGTTATTCGATGTGTAAATCAAGAGCTCAACTCGCAGCTCGTCATCTAAATTCTGACATCATCTGGTGCTGGTGTCCAATATCATTTGACTGTTCTGCCAGTTCAACGGTTTGAAAAATCGttcacaataaattaaatttcagaGGGACTTGATTCCGGGACGACACTCCGCTCCAAATTTAAATGGGTCaaatatgcatttaatttcCGCACGAATGAAATGAATTTGTCTGGAGCTCAGTAAGCGTTCTGTCTCTTGTTTTCCCAACCCCAGTGCCTCCAGCTGCTGTCAAATACATAAAGCACAGGCGAAGTGTGCCTGCCTGCCTGACTGACTCACTGTGAATGTCCTGGGCAGCCCCTCCTTCGAGATCCCTGCCATTTCCCGACCCAAGCCACCTACTCTCGAGTTCAAGAGAACACGTGTTTGGGCCACCTTCTGTCTCGACCATGGACTGTTCCTACACTTAACTTATTTTGCTCCATTAAAATcttactaaataaatatttaatgcgtGAACAACTGGAGaggagtgggtggtggggtgGGTGGGTATGTGGTTAGGGGGCACCTCCCCAAGGAACCTTCGGAGCAACAGCCTGGCCAGATGATTTATGACCTTCGCTCTTTTGCCTGGCCCTTTGTTCGCCCCTCCCCGTACGAACATCCTCTTCTGCTGGGCCCGGCTAATGGTtcataattgatttttatgccTATTGTGTTGTTGGCCATCTTGCCCCGAGTTGGCCATTGCTGGCAGTCTCATTCAAATGGCGCGTACATAATGCGACGTACTGCACCAAGGCTGGAGCGGGGGGCGtattaaaaacttataattcCTGCTATTGGTGGTGTACATAAATCCCTTTTATTGCCACATAATGTTGGACTTAATGAAGCAGTGGCGGTCAAATGGCTTCCTGGTTATGGGTTCAATTTGGCTGCTTAGAAAACCCTCTACGAATAATGAAGTCAAATATTGAAAGGTCTGAAAAATGGTAGATTACTTTAgaatgtaaagaaaaaaaagtgttattaagtaaacatttaatttaaagcatCCAAATAATTGgagcatttttaaatatttgtcaacAACGtctatttataattatattttttagctaGCAAGtctttaaatgcaaatgttttttaagtataatttgttttttaatatttaattttaagttgttAATGAACAATACGTACAGCAAATTCGCttattgcaaataaaacaaaaatcaaattaaacgaagttaaaactatatttatttaatttgtagtattttattattaagcaGGCAAGTCGAAAGCCTTAGCTTATTttaatcagaaaaaaaaatcggtttaaattatggcattaggctaaattaaatttgcattccAATCCCAATAAAATTAGTAAGGTGCATATTAATATatggaaaacattttagaaACACAAATAAGATAAGAATTTGAAAGAATATTCCAACCTACGTTATTTCCTCTATCAAATCTCCATTCTTCCATTAATATCTACAATGTACCTTAATTCTCCATCCCAGTCCACTTGATTTAATAACACCAATAAGATCCCAAAGCCAAACACCCAGACCCCAACGTAACTCGCCCCATGTTGTCTTCAActaaaatctaaataaataaatgtccATTTTGGACACCTACGAACGTGCCCCGTAGCAATTCGGGGttatttcggttttattttggGGAAGCTGTCTTTTTGCTGGGGGCTGGCATTCCGGGCATATCATGCGTTTACTTTAATAATGCGCATAAATTGGGAGTCGTATTCGGACCTTTTGACTGCTTCATTCCTTGGCTACGGAATCAAGAATCGGGAATCGAGTGGGGCGCATGCCAGCGTTTCATTTAGCTTTTGTTTGACTTGACACCCCTTGACTGCCCTCCAGCTACcatctgtctgtctgtctagTCAGACCCTGTTGTTTTCGGATCCCAGACTGACCCCGAGAATATTTTTGCCAGCgtttaatctttaattttccGCCACTATGTGGGGATGACCCCCCACCAGACTGTCTGTCTATCCAACTGTCCGTTCTCCCCCTTCGAACCCCTGactcaatttatttgttttagctTCTGTCCTAAGGGCTGGGGTATTCGAATGGATAGTAAGGTATGCcgcattaaattaaatacttagCTGCTGCTCGGCACCGCTTGGCGTAAAAATTATGCCAGCATTTAAGTGTTTAATATCCGCCGGAGACTTCTGTGGACCCACTGGCCTTGGCTTTGCGTTGTCGGTCCGCTCTGGATATTTATTAGTTgattttaatggaaaaacCCCGGCGAACACTTGGCATACATAATTGTTGCTGGCGGAGACTTATGCCAAGACATAAAACTAGAGATTTCTGGGGTGTAGGGAAAGCTGATGTCATGCAAATTTAAGTGGGCTTTAGGCAAATATTTGTAGATGGTGCATAAATTAAAGGGGAAAGCacaagaaaattaaagtttttatgatGAGATAATTCAATTGGACAGACTTCTCCTCAGttgaaatttttcaaataagatTAAAGATTTGGTTAATTAAAGTCTGGGTGAATTGGAACCAATCTCTTAATGTAATGTTAAATTTGACATTAAGTTGACTTCCttccttttcaaaaaatttaatttttgaaaaattattttacaatttatctAAAGTTATAGCTAAATTTGTAGTTTTGcagtttgtaaaaaaaattgttgttaaataaattaaaataacaaagtgTTTTTCgaacaaataaattcaaattaactTTTCTGCCAGACTATCAACTAGAACCACCAAATATTAAGTCGAGAAATCTACATACTT
This genomic stretch from Drosophila gunungcola strain Sukarami unplaced genomic scaffold, Dgunungcola_SK_2 000001F, whole genome shotgun sequence harbors:
- the LOC128263327 gene encoding kunitz-type serine protease inhibitor PILP-2, with the translated sequence MYLKLFIWVILLQPLVAVVPNGVTIKEPKCWYVANPGPCENWVKVWGYDYLTNRCIFFYYGGCGGNPNRFYTKEECLKTCRVYRPPNRIKREGQMEEEEEEFEEDIDNWDQWDKSEF